GCGCGCCTGCCGCCGGCACGGACCGGCGCGAGATCGAGCGCGACGAGGTCCATTACCGGGCGCGCGCCTTCGGCCCGAGCGCGCAGCCGGTGACGCTGCTGATCGTCAACATCTCGCCGCATGGCCTGATGGCGCGCTGCGAAACCCCCTTCGAGGAAGGCGACCGGCTGCGCGTGATGCTGCCGGTGGTCGGCGTGGCGGCGGCGGAGGTGCGCTGGTGCCTGGGCGGACGTCTCGGCGTCAGCTTCGACATCGCGATCGACCTGGCGAGCTATTAC
This is a stretch of genomic DNA from Sphingomonas sp. BT-65. It encodes these proteins:
- a CDS encoding PilZ domain-containing protein — encoded protein: MTYQFSSLAGAPAAGTDRREIERDEVHYRARAFGPSAQPVTLLIVNISPHGLMARCETPFEEGDRLRVMLPVVGVAAAEVRWCLGGRLGVSFDIAIDLASYYELLAQMLKKP